The following are encoded in a window of Bacillus sp. SORGH_AS_0510 genomic DNA:
- a CDS encoding metalloregulator ArsR/SmtB family transcription factor encodes MEQTLKITNVLSDPTRYYIYQFINKRHQEVTVQEVAEHFNIHPNVARLHLSKLEDVNMLVSETKKTGKGGRPSRLYRLSDDVIQLHFPYRDYMLLSKVAIQTMISLGEAGKQALFLTGKRFGTEIIEQELAKRAVGEELEFDQKLNILKSAATLAGFYPEFEANGEKTKIYFQIFNCPFKEIAEEHTETVCSMHHEFLKGMFGALFNSVELVEKENMISGCETCSYQALVTN; translated from the coding sequence ATGGAACAAACATTAAAGATTACAAACGTTTTGTCAGATCCAACACGATATTACATTTATCAATTCATTAATAAACGCCATCAAGAAGTAACTGTCCAGGAAGTAGCGGAACATTTTAATATCCATCCAAATGTAGCAAGACTGCACTTATCCAAGCTAGAAGATGTAAACATGTTAGTATCCGAAACAAAGAAAACTGGTAAAGGTGGCCGACCTAGCCGATTATATCGTCTTTCCGACGATGTCATCCAACTCCATTTCCCTTATCGCGATTACATGCTTTTATCCAAAGTGGCAATTCAAACGATGATTTCCTTAGGTGAAGCTGGTAAACAAGCCCTCTTTTTAACAGGAAAACGGTTCGGTACAGAAATTATTGAACAGGAATTAGCAAAAAGAGCCGTTGGCGAGGAATTAGAATTTGATCAAAAGCTAAACATATTAAAAAGTGCTGCTACATTGGCTGGATTCTATCCTGAATTCGAAGCAAATGGAGAAAAGACAAAAATTTATTTTCAAATTTTCAACTGCCCTTTCAAGGAAATAGCAGAAGAACATACTGAAACAGTATGCAGCATGCACCATGAATTTCTAAAAGGGATGTTCGGAGCATTGTTCAATTCTGTTGAATTAGTTGAAAAGGAAAATATGATTTCCGGTTGTGAAACTTGTTCATATCAGGCACTAGTTACAAACTAA
- a CDS encoding DUF2626 domain-containing protein yields the protein MDRMFRVCGFWTGIFTVMFYLGDLDKTAMLFLAQTGFFILLSYLKLSERMYMYVFGAYLTIFFVGFTYWTTFMMPLGGGH from the coding sequence ATGGATCGCATGTTCAGAGTTTGTGGTTTCTGGACCGGTATTTTTACCGTAATGTTTTATCTAGGTGATTTAGATAAAACTGCAATGCTATTTTTAGCTCAAACAGGATTCTTCATCCTGCTTAGCTATCTAAAACTTTCCGAGCGTATGTATATGTATGTGTTCGGAGCATATTTGACAATTTTCTTCGTCGGCTTTACATATTGGACAACGTTCATGATGCCGCTAGGCGGAGGACATTAA